Proteins encoded by one window of Methanobrevibacter sp.:
- a CDS encoding type II secretion system F family protein, whose amino-acid sequence MKFKIIDDLAIFLDNFIPENYLSKLQEFLLSGAIFTDASKVLAILIIFILVAEIVLALILTLLNLPVSVLILPLFVIPGLFTYVIVQQEKRAQEIEKTAPDFLRQLSSMLQVGLSFENAMDDMSQYGEGPLFDEMRRTIIEIRMGRNFDEAWTAMSKRLKSKELERIFGIILDGRKSGSSISNVLLDLSDDLRDLLAIKRERKSSVMMSVMFLLISAVIATPFAIGMVGVYSEFMQSYGMESEIILTAPLAGEIYLIIHSILVGFIISIIMYGDVKKGIKFSLPLAAAAFGIFYFISAFGGSLLMGGF is encoded by the coding sequence ATGAAATTCAAAATAATTGATGATTTAGCAATATTTTTGGACAATTTTATACCTGAAAACTATCTATCCAAATTGCAGGAATTTTTGCTGAGTGGAGCTATTTTTACTGATGCAAGTAAAGTTTTAGCCATACTCATAATTTTCATTTTGGTGGCAGAAATTGTATTGGCATTAATATTAACACTTTTAAACCTGCCGGTGTCTGTATTAATCTTGCCACTTTTTGTCATTCCTGGCCTTTTCACGTATGTTATTGTCCAGCAGGAAAAACGGGCACAGGAAATCGAAAAGACTGCTCCTGACTTTTTAAGGCAATTGTCAAGCATGCTGCAGGTCGGACTGAGTTTTGAAAACGCAATGGATGACATGTCACAGTATGGGGAAGGGCCGCTCTTTGACGAAATGCGCAGAACAATAATTGAAATCCGTATGGGTCGAAATTTTGATGAAGCATGGACAGCAATGAGCAAACGTTTAAAATCAAAAGAGTTGGAGAGAATTTTTGGAATTATTTTGGATGGTCGTAAGAGCGGGTCAAGCATTTCCAATGTACTTTTGGATTTGTCTGATGATTTGCGCGATTTGCTTGCCATTAAACGTGAGAGAAAATCATCTGTCATGATGTCTGTAATGTTTCTGTTAATCTCGGCAGTTATTGCAACGCCGTTTGCAATAGGGATGGTCGGAGTCTATTCGGAGTTTATGCAAAGCTATGGAATGGAATCGGAGATTATTCTAACTGCACCTTTGGCAGGCGAGATTTATTTGATAATCCACTCTATTCTAGTTGGTTTCATAATCAGCATAATAATGTATGGGGACGTTAAGAAAGGAATCAAGTTTTCACTGCCTCTTGCTGCAGCGGCTTTTGGAATATTCTATTTCATATCTGCCTTTGGTGGAAGTCTGCTTATGGGGGGATTCTAG
- a CDS encoding MATE family efflux transporter has protein sequence MYERNYNLLRAKFSEFFLPTLFTSMAGNICLFVDGLIVSFLIGASNLAPIQIVAPVITFVNLLYWMIGLGGSVLCSVAKAEFDDKKSNTYFSVSIISLISIGLLITAVGLLFSGNIAQFLCSSQPELVSDVAKYFVALIIGMPFLCYMMSLSYFIRADGIPTLPFRAILIANIVNICFDFIYIKFFNMGLSGAALATSTGYLVGSILISYYFLKKERTLEFIKLKVNSFFSFLKKIVTSGFSSASTQLYLTLKLLVINFLVGLYVGKSGVVAFGICYNSLFILYIFLIGTAQTMSPIVSVYFKEEDYSGVNYIIKRSLKIVVASSLALSILFIVYPQALLFLYSVKNPADVPVVLNALRIFAISYVGTAITFLYTFYAQAIQKNQISTVISLLEGFVLPISLAAILSFAIGGNGIWISFAIAELVTILVIVGYSRYTNKKTDGEYSGFFINKHNDDEKVFEHTIKGDIREAVDLARDVQDYLSGNKSATIVGLAIEEMLVNIINTNDEVETIDVIVRDNGDNILISVKDTGIDFNPVVENDKLEFDNISVLNKIADKIDYSRVLGLNSTVITIKN, from the coding sequence ATGTATGAAAGAAATTATAATTTGTTGAGGGCAAAATTCTCTGAATTTTTCCTCCCCACATTATTTACATCAATGGCAGGTAATATCTGTCTATTTGTAGATGGTTTAATTGTGAGTTTTTTAATAGGGGCAAGTAATCTTGCTCCGATTCAAATTGTAGCTCCAGTAATCACGTTTGTTAATCTTCTTTACTGGATGATTGGATTGGGAGGCAGTGTACTTTGTTCCGTTGCAAAGGCGGAATTCGATGATAAGAAAAGCAATACTTACTTTTCGGTATCCATTATTTCACTTATATCGATAGGGCTATTAATTACGGCTGTAGGATTGCTGTTTTCAGGAAACATCGCTCAATTTTTATGTTCATCCCAACCTGAGCTTGTTTCAGATGTTGCCAAATATTTCGTTGCTTTGATTATTGGTATGCCATTTTTATGTTATATGATGAGCTTGTCTTATTTCATAAGGGCAGATGGTATTCCAACATTGCCGTTCAGGGCAATATTGATAGCTAATATCGTTAACATTTGCTTTGATTTTATTTATATTAAATTTTTCAATATGGGGCTTTCTGGTGCAGCACTAGCTACTTCAACAGGTTATCTGGTAGGTTCTATCTTGATTTCATATTACTTCCTTAAAAAGGAGCGCACATTGGAATTTATAAAATTAAAAGTTAATTCTTTCTTCAGTTTCCTTAAGAAAATCGTAACTTCAGGATTTTCATCTGCATCAACTCAATTATACCTAACTTTAAAGTTGCTTGTCATAAACTTTTTAGTAGGACTTTACGTTGGAAAGTCTGGGGTTGTTGCATTTGGTATTTGTTATAACAGTTTATTTATATTATACATATTCCTGATTGGAACGGCGCAGACAATGTCTCCTATTGTGTCTGTTTACTTTAAAGAGGAGGACTATTCCGGAGTAAATTACATAATTAAAAGATCTTTAAAAATTGTCGTTGCATCAAGTTTGGCGCTATCAATTTTGTTCATTGTCTATCCTCAAGCTTTGTTATTCTTGTATAGCGTTAAAAACCCTGCGGATGTTCCTGTTGTATTGAATGCTTTAAGAATATTTGCGATAAGCTATGTTGGAACAGCTATTACATTTTTATACACATTCTATGCTCAGGCAATTCAAAAAAATCAAATATCTACAGTTATTTCGTTACTTGAAGGATTTGTATTGCCGATTTCACTTGCAGCCATATTGTCTTTTGCCATTGGTGGAAACGGAATTTGGATTTCTTTTGCAATTGCAGAGTTGGTTACAATATTGGTCATTGTTGGTTATTCAAGATACACTAACAAAAAGACAGATGGTGAATACTCAGGATTCTTTATTAACAAGCATAACGATGATGAAAAAGTATTTGAGCATACAATTAAAGGGGATATCCGGGAAGCTGTAGACTTGGCTCGTGATGTTCAGGATTACCTGTCAGGAAATAAATCAGCAACAATAGTGGGCCTGGCAATTGAAGAAATGCTTGTAAACATCATTAACACCAACGATGAAGTCGAAACAATTGATGTTATTGTTAGGGATAACGGGGATAATATTCTAATTTCTGTAAAAGACACGGGAATTGACTTCAATCCGGTAGTTGAAAATGACAAGTTGGAGTTTGACAATATCAGTGTTTTGAATAAGATTGCTGATAAGATTGATTACTCAAGAGTGCTTGGTTTGAACAGTACAGTAATAACTATTAAAAATTAA
- a CDS encoding transglutaminase family protein codes for MDKYLTETPSIDYMNPHIQEKVCELKNQSTDEADYIKRCYFFVKDEIPHSWDIGVNTVSRTASEALINKTGICWAKSCLLAALLRANGIPSGISYQLLTIAEDDSQGHIVHALNTVFNGDKWIRIDARGNTGDDDLEFSLDKDQLAFQVREEFGEIDFKDNNADLDERLVNTLAQTENLFEINIDFDF; via the coding sequence ATGGACAAATATTTAACTGAAACACCAAGTATTGATTATATGAATCCTCATATTCAGGAAAAGGTTTGTGAATTAAAAAATCAGTCAACTGATGAAGCCGATTATATCAAAAGATGCTATTTCTTTGTTAAGGATGAAATTCCTCACTCATGGGATATTGGAGTAAATACCGTTTCAAGAACTGCTAGCGAAGCATTGATAAATAAAACTGGAATATGCTGGGCAAAATCATGTCTTCTTGCAGCACTTCTAAGGGCAAACGGAATTCCGTCAGGAATCAGCTATCAGCTTCTGACAATTGCCGAGGACGACAGTCAGGGCCACATTGTTCATGCTTTAAATACTGTTTTCAATGGGGATAAATGGATTAGAATTGATGCTCGGGGAAATACGGGTGACGACGATTTAGAATTTAGTTTGGATAAAGACCAGTTGGCTTTTCAGGTTCGAGAGGAATTTGGTGAAATCGATTTCAAGGACAATAATGCCGATTTGGATGAAAGATTGGTAAATACACTGGCACAAACCGAGAATTTGTTTGAGATTAACATTGATTTCGACTTTTAA
- a CDS encoding type II secretion system F family protein, giving the protein MVGEVALALTLSILNLPISVLILPFFSIPILFTYVIVQQEKRAQEIEKTAPDFLRQLSSMLQVGLSFENAMEDMSQYGEGPLYDELS; this is encoded by the coding sequence TTGGTAGGTGAAGTTGCTTTAGCATTAACATTATCGATTCTAAATTTGCCTATTTCTGTGTTAATATTGCCCTTTTTTTCAATTCCTATTCTTTTCACATATGTCATTGTCCAGCAGGAAAAACGAGCTCAGGAAATTGAAAAAACTGCACCTGACTTTTTAAGGCAGCTTTCAAGCATGTTACAGGTTGGATTAAGCTTCGAAAATGCAATGGAAGATATGTCTCAGTACGGAGAAGGACCGCTCTACGATGAGTTGTCTTAA
- a CDS encoding TMEM175 family protein, protein MKTERFEALIDAILAIIITIIVLEIPLASNGSWQALFDIKYEFAIYAISFMICFNFWNFNNNIFSIVNKIDYKVIWTMGLTLFVFSLLPYLTTFVAENFYLFFPQFLYGLCFIITAVLSLLISKFLKDTDPANIALQLALDKHYAIYGTIICVAIGMIIGYFIYPPAVMICCLISILGVWCIPKIQCHLS, encoded by the coding sequence ATGAAGACTGAAAGGTTTGAAGCGTTGATTGATGCAATTTTAGCAATCATCATTACAATCATCGTTTTGGAAATCCCCCTTGCAAGCAACGGCAGTTGGCAAGCTCTTTTTGATATAAAGTATGAATTTGCAATATATGCAATTAGTTTCATGATCTGCTTTAACTTCTGGAATTTTAACAACAACATTTTCAGCATAGTAAATAAAATCGATTACAAGGTCATCTGGACAATGGGGCTTACATTATTCGTATTTTCCCTGCTCCCTTACTTGACAACATTCGTTGCTGAAAATTTTTATCTGTTCTTCCCGCAATTCCTATACGGCTTATGCTTCATCATAACTGCAGTTCTTTCTTTATTAATTAGCAAATTCCTAAAAGACACAGATCCTGCAAACATCGCCCTGCAACTTGCATTAGACAAACATTATGCAATATACGGGACAATAATTTGCGTTGCAATTGGAATGATAATCGGATACTTCATCTATCCTCCCGCAGTAATGATATGCTGCCTGATTTCAATATTGGGAGTATGGTGCATACCAAAAATTCAATGCCATTTATCATGA
- a CDS encoding MFS transporter, which translates to MLMNEQTKLDKDHYRIFGLSWAGWVFDFYDLVLFTFLISQLQADLNFSAEMLSLCLGISLFATGLGGIIFGALGDKHGRKKVLQWTIIVYSIGTLLSAFSWSFYSLVIFRFITGLGVGGEWATGQIYISETFPDNLRAKFGAFMQSGAPVGVILASIVGGIITPIVGWRMTFLISILPALMVIFIRKHLKESDVWIQNRDQYVNKNIFKEFKELVAKEHRKIFLISLILCIFGMSAYWFTYSWLPTYLAKERGLALIGSTFGIILIQCGDFLGYTTFGFVAEKLGRRPAFTIYSFIMAFSISMITICWNQINAINDLIFVFMFLTGFGTGFFGGFGALFSELFPTKIRNTGVGTVFNLARGAQFITPSIITLVAAYFDLSYGIAIAAIFALLVGIWIWVFPETKGTNINELDKAN; encoded by the coding sequence ATGCTAATGAATGAACAGACAAAGCTAGACAAAGACCACTATAGAATTTTTGGATTGAGCTGGGCAGGTTGGGTTTTTGATTTCTATGATCTGGTCCTGTTCACCTTTTTAATATCTCAACTTCAAGCCGACTTGAACTTCTCCGCCGAAATGCTTTCATTATGCCTGGGTATATCACTATTTGCAACAGGTTTGGGAGGAATTATTTTTGGAGCATTGGGCGACAAACACGGTCGTAAAAAAGTATTGCAATGGACAATAATCGTTTATTCGATAGGCACATTACTATCCGCATTTTCATGGTCATTTTATTCGCTCGTAATATTTAGATTCATTACCGGCCTGGGTGTCGGTGGAGAATGGGCTACTGGCCAGATCTATATCAGCGAAACATTCCCCGACAATTTAAGAGCCAAATTCGGAGCGTTCATGCAATCCGGAGCGCCTGTTGGAGTGATTTTAGCATCAATTGTGGGCGGCATAATAACTCCAATCGTCGGCTGGAGAATGACATTTCTAATTTCAATCCTTCCTGCACTCATGGTCATTTTCATAAGAAAACATCTTAAAGAGTCAGATGTCTGGATTCAAAATAGGGACCAATATGTAAACAAGAACATCTTTAAGGAGTTCAAGGAATTAGTCGCAAAAGAGCACAGGAAAATATTCCTCATATCATTAATATTATGCATATTCGGTATGTCCGCATACTGGTTTACGTATTCCTGGCTGCCAACCTATCTTGCAAAGGAAAGGGGCCTTGCCTTAATCGGATCCACATTCGGAATCATATTAATCCAATGCGGAGATTTTTTAGGATACACCACATTCGGTTTTGTAGCCGAGAAGCTTGGAAGACGTCCTGCATTTACAATCTACAGCTTCATCATGGCATTCAGCATATCAATGATAACCATCTGCTGGAACCAGATCAATGCAATCAACGATTTGATATTCGTATTCATGTTCCTAACAGGATTCGGAACAGGATTCTTCGGCGGATTCGGTGCATTGTTCTCTGAACTGTTCCCTACAAAAATACGAAATACCGGTGTTGGAACAGTATTCAACCTTGCACGGGGAGCACAATTCATCACCCCATCAATCATTACTCTTGTTGCCGCATACTTTGATTTAAGCTATGGAATAGCAATTGCAGCAATATTCGCTCTGCTGGTAGGTATTTGGATTTGGGTATTCCCAGAGACTAAAGGAACAAACATTAATGAACTGGATAAAGCCAATTAA
- a CDS encoding TMEM175 family protein encodes METNRFETFFDAIIAIVITVLVLKIPQPASPTLDAFLELQTMYVAYLISFLILYNLWYANHNLFQLVDTIDNTTLWIYGIMTFVISLIPYFTIWLANNVYSQAAETMFGVIFLVTHILNTLATRAVYRSNPYNKNLQKINHNSYYLNLPVILIVIGFILTYTVYRPGIYIACLGSIVLWIIIGRLIRRDNYED; translated from the coding sequence ATGGAAACAAATCGCTTTGAAACATTTTTCGATGCAATCATTGCAATCGTGATAACCGTTTTGGTTTTAAAAATTCCGCAACCCGCAAGTCCTACATTAGATGCCTTTCTGGAACTGCAAACAATGTATGTGGCCTATTTAATAAGCTTTTTAATCTTATATAATCTATGGTATGCCAACCACAATTTATTCCAGCTTGTCGATACGATAGACAACACCACCCTCTGGATTTACGGAATAATGACCTTTGTGATATCGCTCATACCTTATTTTACGATTTGGCTAGCAAACAACGTTTACTCACAGGCTGCGGAAACCATGTTTGGAGTGATATTCTTAGTAACCCACATACTAAATACATTGGCTACAAGAGCCGTTTATAGAAGCAACCCATATAATAAAAACCTGCAAAAAATCAACCACAATTCGTATTATTTAAATCTCCCAGTCATATTAATAGTTATCGGGTTTATTTTAACATACACAGTTTATCGGCCAGGAATCTATATTGCCTGCCTTGGCTCCATTGTTTTATGGATTATAATCGGCAGATTGATAAGGAGGGATAATTATGAAGACTGA
- a CDS encoding class III signal peptide-containing protein: MDDNGQASAEFILLFGGIMVVVLLAIYMYNNYISDLSGEISSKEVREFNNQLNNLEKYFK; this comes from the coding sequence GTGGATGATAACGGACAGGCATCAGCAGAGTTCATATTGCTGTTTGGCGGAATTATGGTCGTTGTCTTATTGGCCATTTACATGTATAATAATTACATCTCTGATTTGAGTGGTGAAATCTCATCAAAAGAGGTTAGGGAATTTAATAATCAGCTAAACAATTTGGAAAAATATTTCAAATAG